From Polaribacter butkevichii, a single genomic window includes:
- a CDS encoding succinate dehydrogenase cytochrome b subunit, with protein sequence MSGFFKSSVGRKIAMALSAFFLMFFLIIHLAVNVTSLFSEELFNQLSHFMGTNPLIQFALQPVLIFGVVFHFVMGFVLELKNKKANGVAYVKNNGAANSTWMSRNMIYSGLAILAFIALHFIDFWIPELNHKYVAVLPEVPTRYFHELQEKFIPIWRVAAYVVAFVFLGLHLAHGFTSAFQSMGVTAGRKKALQNFGKIYSVVIPLGFIIIALFHHFNHNH encoded by the coding sequence ATGAGCGGATTTTTCAAATCTTCAGTTGGAAGAAAGATAGCCATGGCGCTTTCTGCATTCTTCCTCATGTTTTTCTTAATTATACATTTAGCGGTTAATGTTACTTCACTTTTTAGTGAAGAGCTCTTTAATCAATTATCTCATTTTATGGGTACAAATCCTTTAATACAATTTGCTTTGCAGCCTGTATTAATTTTTGGAGTTGTTTTTCATTTTGTAATGGGGTTTGTATTAGAATTGAAAAACAAAAAAGCAAACGGAGTTGCCTATGTTAAAAACAATGGAGCAGCTAATTCTACATGGATGAGTAGAAACATGATTTATAGTGGATTGGCTATTTTAGCTTTTATTGCACTACATTTTATTGATTTCTGGATTCCAGAATTAAACCACAAATACGTTGCTGTGTTGCCAGAAGTTCCAACAAGATATTTTCATGAATTACAAGAAAAATTTATTCCAATCTGGCGAGTAGCTGCTTATGTAGTAGCATTTGTTTTCTTAGGATTGCATTTAGCACACGGTTTTACATCTGCTTTTCAATCGATGGGAGTTACCGCAGGAAGAAAAAAAGCATTACAAAATTTTGGTAAAATCTATTCAGTAGTTATTCCTTTAGGATTTATCATTATTGCATTGTTTCATCATTTTAATCATAACCATTAA
- a CDS encoding SLC13 family permease: protein MTTTFIILAITIILFVSGKIRPDIVAITSMMALSMTGVLTVGETFSGFSNSSIILIAGLFIVGEAMSRTGLTSWLGNKIIVLSKNNSNKLLVLIIIGSAILSAFMSNTGTVASLMPVIIAASWRLKTPASKMLIPLSFAAATGGLLTLTGTPTNIVTNQAMIDAGIPEFGFFEFAYIGVPLLFLTVIYMRYLGTKLLPSNKSRRLEDIDESIQSIEDSYQLFEGFWRVRIRPNSSAVGKTMKELKLGSLMGVTIIKMISKEDITTSFLKKVGFKKSDLDEFPDLNRQMNIGDELIVNCSENRIHRFIDKYNVAATRLTDVDGEFIKQNVLSDEIGMCELIIAPKSSYKGRHINTGRFGKKYNLQVIAVSRYNKRIRGREFDLREGDVILVRAKWEDIKAIQEESRDFLIIGSPEELSKEVGTITRKGIISILAMIFMVCMFIWGPYSSSITVMLTAFIMIAGGCINMNQSYRSINWNVIIIMAGMIPMGVALQKTGGAKFIADSMILLVGEKHPTYFLAGIFLITSFLSQVMSNTATAILMAPIVLVASLELGYSPHPFMMALAVSASTAFLTPFGTPTNTMVMNAGNYKFTDYLKSGAILLLMFFIVSIVLIPIIWPYS, encoded by the coding sequence GCCAGATATTGTAGCTATCACTAGTATGATGGCATTAAGTATGACGGGTGTTTTAACTGTTGGTGAAACATTTTCTGGATTTAGCAACTCAAGTATTATTTTAATTGCAGGTCTTTTTATTGTTGGAGAAGCAATGAGTAGAACCGGATTAACTTCTTGGTTGGGTAATAAAATTATTGTGCTATCAAAAAATAATTCAAATAAACTATTAGTCTTAATTATTATTGGTTCGGCTATTCTGTCTGCCTTTATGAGTAACACGGGTACAGTTGCATCTTTAATGCCTGTTATAATTGCTGCTTCTTGGAGGTTGAAAACACCTGCTTCAAAAATGTTAATTCCCTTGTCATTTGCAGCGGCAACTGGAGGGTTGTTAACCCTTACAGGTACACCTACAAATATTGTAACAAACCAAGCAATGATAGATGCAGGTATTCCTGAATTTGGCTTTTTTGAATTTGCTTATATAGGAGTTCCTTTATTGTTTTTAACAGTAATTTATATGCGTTATTTGGGTACAAAGTTATTACCAAGTAATAAATCTAGAAGGTTAGAAGATATTGATGAATCAATACAAAGTATAGAAGATTCATATCAATTATTTGAAGGGTTTTGGAGGGTAAGAATTAGACCAAACTCTTCAGCTGTTGGAAAAACGATGAAAGAATTAAAGTTAGGATCCTTAATGGGGGTAACTATTATAAAAATGATTTCTAAAGAAGATATTACAACTTCTTTTCTTAAAAAAGTAGGTTTCAAAAAAAGTGATTTAGATGAGTTTCCAGATTTAAATAGACAAATGAATATTGGTGATGAACTAATTGTAAATTGTAGTGAAAATCGTATTCATAGATTTATTGATAAGTATAATGTAGCTGCAACTAGATTAACTGATGTTGATGGAGAATTTATCAAACAAAATGTACTTTCGGATGAGATTGGAATGTGCGAATTGATTATTGCACCAAAATCTAGTTATAAAGGTAGGCATATTAATACCGGTAGGTTTGGAAAAAAATACAACTTGCAAGTTATTGCGGTAAGTAGATATAATAAAAGAATTAGAGGTAGAGAATTTGATTTGCGAGAAGGCGATGTTATTTTGGTAAGAGCAAAATGGGAAGACATTAAAGCAATTCAAGAAGAAAGTAGAGATTTCTTAATTATTGGTTCTCCAGAAGAACTCTCTAAAGAAGTAGGAACAATAACAAGAAAAGGTATTATCTCTATTTTGGCGATGATATTTATGGTATGCATGTTTATTTGGGGGCCTTATTCGTCATCAATTACAGTAATGTTAACTGCTTTTATTATGATTGCCGGTGGTTGTATTAATATGAATCAATCTTATAGATCTATTAATTGGAATGTGATTATAATAATGGCAGGTATGATACCGATGGGGGTTGCACTTCAAAAAACCGGAGGCGCAAAATTTATTGCAGATTCTATGATTTTATTAGTGGGAGAAAAACATCCCACTTATTTCTTAGCAGGTATCTTCTTAATTACTTCTTTTTTAAGTCAGGTAATGAGTAATACTGCAACGGCCATTTTAATGGCGCCAATTGTTTTGGTAGCATCTTTAGAGTTAGGGTATTCTCCACATCCATTTATGATGGCATTAGCTGTTAGTGCGTCTACGGCTTTTTTAACACCTTTTGGTACGCCAACAAATACAATGGTAATGAATGCAGGTAATTATAAGTTTACAGATTATTTAAAAAGTGGTGCTATTTTACTTTTAATGTTTTTTATAGTAAGCATTGTGTTGATACCTATAATTTGGCCATATAGTTAA